The Rhodanobacteraceae bacterium DNA window GCTGAAGCCGGCAATGCGATGAAACAGATCCAGGCGAAAGCGACCCGCCGCAATATCGGCCGGCAGATCACGATGGGTAGCGGCAATCACGCGCACGTCGATGCGGGTCGGCACCCTCGCGCCCACACGCAAGACTTCACCCGCTTCCAGCACCCGCAGCAGGCGCACCTGGGTGTCGGCAGCCGTGTCGCCGATCTCATCCAGAAACAGGGTGCCGCCATCGGCCCGCTCGAACAGGCCCGGGCGAGCCTCCACGCCGGTGGCGGCGCCGCGCTCGACCCCAAACAGCTCGGCTTCCAGCAGTTCACGCGACAGCGCCGCGCAGTTCAAGGCCAGAAAGGGCCGGTCGGCGCGGGGCGATTGCTGATGCACCCAGCGAGCCAGCAGTTCCTTGCCGACGCCGGTTTCCCCGAGCAACAGCACGGGCACACGGGCTCTCGCGGCTCGCGCCAGTTGCTTGACCAGTACACACATGTCGGGATCGGCACTGGGCAAGCCTTCCGGTTGCGTCGTGCTGTGAGCCACGGCGCCAGCATCGACTGCTGCCGCGGGCGCGGCCCAGCGAAGCATTTCCTCACCCAGCCGTGTCAACGCTCGGCGCGCCAAGTCTGATTCCAACTCAGCCCACAGTTCAAAGGCCTCGGTACGAGCAATGCACTCCAGCGCGGCGGCATCGCCCAGACCCGCCTGAGCCACCAGTATCTGATCGGATGCCCGCCGCAACTGTAGTTGGCGGATTCCCGGCGCGGCCACCCAGCCTTGCAGCAATCGTCCGAGGTCGCGCCCTTGCACGGGCGGCGCCGACCATTCCAGGATGGACTGCTGGAGTTCGCGGCCGAGGTCAT harbors:
- a CDS encoding sigma 54-interacting transcriptional regulator, which encodes MSIRYKLEWLDSTQPRRDLAPGRYRLGRGGDSDLLIEAAGVSREHAELVVCADRGVIVRDLGSTNGTRVDGVRIDHGAYSGDIELQLGSARLRLRERVGGLDQLAFVVSGDAPDATAPDPPDPAADLDTALHDLGRELQQSILEWSAPPVQGRDLGRLLQGWVAAPGIRQLQLRRASDQILVAQAGLGDAAALECIARTEAFELWAELESDLARRALTRLGEEMLRWAAPAAAVDAGAVAHSTTQPEGLPSADPDMCVLVKQLARAARARVPVLLLGETGVGKELLARWVHQQSPRADRPFLALNCAALSRELLEAELFGVERGAATGVEARPGLFERADGGTLFLDEIGDTAADTQVRLLRVLEAGEVLRVGARVPTRIDVRVIAATHRDLPADIAAGRFRLDLFHRIAGFSARVPPLRQRSVDIAPLAIHFFQAALARHQRHSPGITAAALLALQRWSWPGNVRELKQAIEHAVIVLDEGEALDREHLPEGIRGEPAALPDLSLDGAVARAEREALISALALSGGQAESAWTLLGIGKTSFYKKLKEHRLSRPGTDGESP